From the genome of Nicotiana sylvestris chromosome 2, ASM39365v2, whole genome shotgun sequence, one region includes:
- the LOC104211376 gene encoding MACPF domain-containing protein CAD1 produces MDSNPNKSSCLASDALITTLSNSIQALGRGFDVTSDIRLLYCKGTPGSRLVHLDEANRVDLLVPDGVGVLIPNVTADIEISLGMRNIEATPVCTFHEMAKYFNAMSNISEDVPLGSFNAMFNFTGSWQHDAAATKSLAMIGHVIPLYTVRLVKLDLLLRDEIKRAVPYSWDPASLASFIENYGTHIVTSATIGGRDVVYIKQHQSSPLSVSDIEDYVKDIGDQRFSDLKNLSSAGPLRYKDKDVTVIFRRRGGDDLEQSHEKWARTVETSPDVINMTFTPIVSLLEEVPGIKYLSRAIELYLEYKPPIEDLQYFLDYQIARVWAPEQNNLQRKEPVCASLQFSLMGPKLYISPDQVTVGRKPVTGLRLSLEGSKQNRLSVNLQHLVSLPKILQPHWDTHMAIGAPKWKGPEEQDSRWFEPIKWKNFSHVSTAPIEHTETSIGDLSGVYIVTGAQLGFWNFGAKSVLHLKLLFSKVPGCTIRRSVWDHSPSNLSAVQRIDGSSTSLVNEKTAENKRGDSSSQMGKLAKIVDMTEMSKGPQDAPGHWLVTGAKLGVDKGKIVLRVKYSLLNY; encoded by the exons ATGGATTCAAATCCCAACAAGTCTTCTTGTTTAGCCTCAGATGCTTTGATTACTACTCTCAGCAACTCAATCCAAGCTTTGGGTAGAGGGTTTGATGTCACTTCTGATATTAGGCTTCTGTACTGTAAAGGGACACCAGGTTCTCGTTTAGTTCATCTTGATGAAGCAAATCGTGTGGATCTTTTGGTCCCAGATGGGGTTGGTGTTTTGATTCCAAATGTTACAGCGGATATTGAAATTTCACTTGGGATGAGAAATATCGAGGCCACACCTGTTTGTACCTTCCATGAG ATGGCAAAGTACTTCAATGCAATGTCGAATATATCTGAAGATGTTCCACTTGGGAGTTTTAATGCCATGTTTAACTTCACTGGTTCATGGCAACATGATGCAGCAGCTACTAAATCCCTTGCCATGATTGGACATGTTATCCCACTCTATACAGTCAGATTAGTAAAGCTAGATTTACTTCTGCGGGATGAAATCAAGCGCGCTGTTCCATACTCTTGGGATCCTGCATCGCTGGCAAG CTTTATTGAAAACTATGGCACCCATATTGTCACCTCCGCGACTATTGGTGGTAGGGATGTAGTTTATATTAAACAGCACCAGTCATCTCCTTTATCAGTTTCAGACATTGAAGACTATGTGAAAGACATTGGAGATCAGAGATTCTCCGATTTGAAGAATCTCTCAAGTGCCGGACCTTTAAGATACAAGGACAAG GACGTTACAGTTATTTTCCGCAGAAGAGGAGGTGATGACCTGGAGCAGAGTCATGAAAAGTGGGCAAGGACTGTAGAAACATCACCAGATGTGATCAACATGACATTTACTCCTATTGTGTCATTGCTTGAAGAGGTGCCTGGAATAAAGTACCTGAGCCGTGCAATTGAGTTATACTTGGAAT ACAAGCCACCAATAGAAGATTTACAATATTTCTTAGATTACCAAATAGCTCGTGTGTGGGCTCCAGAGCAAAATAACTTGCAAAGAAAGGAGCCTGTATGTGCTTCCCTACAATTCAGTTTGATGGGTCCTAAGCTGTATATTAGCCCAGATCAG GTGACAGTGGGGCGTAAGCCAGTGACAGGGCTCAGGCTCAGCCTAGAAGGTAGCAAGCAGAACCGTCTTTCAGTCAATTTGCAGCACCTCGTTTCCCTTCCTAAGATCCTTCAACCCCACTGGGACACACACATGGCTATAGGTGCACCAAAATGGAAAGGTCCCGAGGAGCAGGATAGCAGATGGTTTGAACCAATCAAGTGGAAGAATTTCTCCCACGTAAGCACAGCACCTATTGAACACACTGAGACTTCCATTGGAGATCTCTCTGGTGTTTACATTGTGACGGGGGCTCAGCTTGGTTTTTGGAATTTTGGTGCCAAGAGTGTCTTGCATTTGAAACTCCTTTTTTCCAAGGTACCTGGTTGTACAATAAGAAGATCAGTATGGGATCATAGTCCATCAAACCTATCAGCAGTACAAAGGATTGATGGTTCTTCAACATCACTTGTGAACGAAAAAACTGCCGAAAACAAGAGAGGAGATAGTTCCAGCCAAATGGGGAAATTGGCAAAGATTGTAGACATGACAGAAATGTCAAAGGGGCCACAGGATGCACCAGGGCACTGGTTGGTAACAGGAGCTAAACTTGGGGTTGATAAAGGAAAAATTGTGCTAAGAGTGAAGTATTCCCTGTTGAATTACTAA
- the LOC104211375 gene encoding oil body-associated protein 2A-like, producing MASSDQTPGPMPPGDGSVPPGKSMTIGQHIIDKGAQVMQSLKPIKQMSQHVCTFAMYSHDISRQIETHHYVSRVNQDFLQCAVYDSDDSKGRLIGVEYIISDRIFETLPSEEQKLWHTHEYEIISGLWVNPRVPEMVQKPELENLARTYGKFWCTWQIDRGDRLPLGAPTLMMSPQGVNLGMVAPELVKKRDEKYGISSQELEKTRMDIAGPETMNPYANYWMQTGKGFAIDVELTDMKKSAPFP from the exons ATGGCTTCTAGCGATCAAACACCGGGTCCAATGCCGCCAGGTGATGGCTCTGTGCCGCCAGGGAAATCAATGACAATAGGGCAACATATTATAGACAAAGGGGCTCAAGTAATGCAGTCTTTAAAACCCATCAAGCAGATGAGTCAGCATGTCTGCACCTTCGCTATGTACAGCCATGATATATCTCGCCAGATTGAGACTCACCACTATGTGAGTCGAGTTAATCAGGATTTCCTTCAGTGTGCTGTTTATGATTCTGATGATTCTAAAGGACGCCTAATTG GCGTAGAATATATTATATCGGATCGAATCTTTGAAACTCTTCCATCTGAGGAACAGAAACTCTGGCACACTCACGAGTACGAG ATTATATCAGGCCTTTGGGTGAACCCAAGAGTTCCAGAAATGGTGCAAAAGCCCGAACTTGAGAATCTTGCTCGAACTTATGGCAAGTTTTGGTGCACCTGGCAAATTGATAGGG GTGATAGGCTTCCACTTGGAGCACCTACCTTGATGATGTCTCCACAAGGTGTGAACCTAGGCATGGTGGCACCAGAGCTAGTGAAGAAAAGAGACGAAAAATATGGTATTTCTTCACAGGAACTGGAAAAGACAAGAATGGATATTGCTGGGCCAGAGACCATGAATCCCTATGCTAACTATTGGATGCAAACTGGCAAGGGTTTTGCAATTGATGTCGAGCTTACTGATATGAAAAAGAGTGCACcttttccatga
- the LOC104211374 gene encoding oil body-associated protein 2C codes for MAATTGTHGQGEQIPPGKPMSTEQHMLDKGAQMLQSLTPVKQMNQHVCTFALYNHDMNRQIETHHYVTRLNQDFLQCAVYDSDHSTARLIGVEYIVSDRIFETLPEEEQKLWHSHAYEIKSGLWVNPRAPEMVVKRELENIAKTYGKFWCTWQTDRGDKLPIGAPALMMSPQAVNLGMIKPELIQKRDDKYNMSTDAMKKSRLEIAEPEWLNPQADYWKQHGKCFVVDVEDVEMKKRAPFP; via the exons ATGGCTGCAACGACGGGAACCCACGGTCAAGGGGAGCAGATACCGCCTGGAAAACCCATGTCAACGGAGCAACACATGCTGGATAAAGGTGCTCAGATGCTGCAGTCTTTGACTCCAGTCAAACAAATGAACCAGCATGTTTGTACTTTTGCACTCTACAACCATGACATGAATCGTCAAATTGAAACTCACCATTATGTCACTCGTCTCAATCAAGATTTTCTCCAATGTGCTGTTTACGACTCTGATCATTCCACCGCCCGCCTAATCG gaGTGGAGTATATAGTATCTGATCGTATCTTTGAAACCTTGCCTGAAGAAGAGCAAAAACTTTGGCATTCTCATGCTTATGAG ATAAAATCAGGACTGTGGGTGAATCCTAGAGCTCCAGAAATGGTGGTAAAGCGTGAACTTGAAAATATTGCCAAGACGTACGGCAAATTCTGGTGCACATGGCAAACAGATAGAG GTGATAAGCTACCAATTGGGGCACCAGCGCTGATGATGTCGCCGCAGGCAGTGAATTTGGGGATGATTAAGCCAGAACTAATCCAGAAAAGAGATGACAAGTATAATATGTCGACTGATGCCATGAAGAAGTCGAGGCTGGAGATAGCGGAACCCGAGTGGCTTAATCCTCAGGCAGATTATTGGAAACAGCACGGCAAGTGTTTCGTGGTCGATGTAGAGGATGTGGAGATGAAGAAGAGAGCTCCTTTCCCATGA